DNA sequence from the Corynebacterium yudongzhengii genome:
GCAGCTCGATGAGACCGTTGATGCGCTTGTCGAGCTCATCGACCAGCTCCGCGATCTGGGCCTCGTTCATGCCGTCGGTCGACGGGAGGTCCCAGACCAAGTGGCGGCGACCACCCATGTCGCGGGTCTCATCGCTGTTGAGGTAGATGGTCATCTCCGGGGTATCGAGCACGCGGTGCGAGGTCGGACGACGCTTGCGGTTCTTGTCCAGCTCGCGCTTGCGGGCCTCGGCCAAAAGCTTCTCGTCGGAGGAGTTCTCCGGGTGAGTGCCGGCGGCAGCGGCGCGCAGGCGATCGCCGACGCGGACCTCGAGCAGCGCGGCCGCCACCTCGGCCATGGTGCCGTTGTCCCGGTTGACGAAGAGGACGTCGCGGCGGGACTGGGCGGTGCGCAGCGGCTCGGTGAAGACGATGTTCTCGATCTTCTCGACGGCGTCGCGCTCCACCAGCACCGGCAGGAAGCGGGTCTGGGTGGCACGGGCCTCGTGCTCGGAGACGATCTCGTCGAAGATGCGGTCGATCTCCGCGTTGTCGAGGTCGTGGCTGTAGTGACGGTGCAGGTCGTTGCGGATGGTTGCGAGAACCTGATCAGTATCCATGGTGCTCATGATTTGACTCCTTGATTAATGCAGTGTGTTGAAAAGTCAGTCGTGGTCCGTGCTCGTGATGCTTGATGTTGTTTTGCGCTGTCCCGGCGAGGCGCCGGGGCACGGACGGGATCCTTTTTAGGGTGAGGATCAGTTGTCGTGGCGAGACACGGAGCGTGTCGACGCCAGCGGATCATCTGTGCTCACGTCCAGACACTCCTTTCTGCGACTGTCGCGGCCGCTAACCCATTCGGTTAACAGTACGGCCGTTCGCCGTTCACGTAAATTTAACTTACTGGACACGGCAGCGAAGGTCAAGCCCTGACCTGCGCTTATAAACTTTCTTCAGGCGGATTAGGTGCGAAAAACGCCCTCAACTGCGACGATGCCGTTCACCTAAAGCGCCCCGGTTGTTAACCTTGCGGTAACCTTAGGGTCGTTTTTGGGGCATCAGAAAACCCGCCCGGAGGGGTTCTCCAGACGGGTTTTTAAGGGTCCCGCGGACGCTAGTCGAGGACGCCTTCCTGCTCGAGGAGGTTGCGCACGCGGGCGTCGATGTCGTCGATCACCTTGCTGACGCCGTCAGCATCCATCGTCTCGGGGTCGTCGATGTGCCACTCCTCCGCGGCGTTGTCGCGGAAGCCATCCAACTCGTCGCCGCCGATAAGCACGACGTAGTCGGATTCGTAGATCGTGCGCGAGGTTAGCTCCTTCGGGTAGACCAGCGAGGTATCGTAACCACGCTCGTTGAGCTGGTTGACGATCTCCGCGTTGCCGATCGGCTGCGGATCAGGCCCGACCGAGCGGATCAGCGCCCGGTCTTCGGCGTGGTGGCGCGCGATCACCGAGGCGATCTGCGAACGACCGGTGTTGTGCTCGCAGACGAAGAGGATCTTGCGACGGCGGTTGCTCCGCTCCTCATCGCGCAGCCTCGATCCTCGAGGGCTTCGGCGGCATCGCGTTCGACGATGATCGGAACGAAGGTCTGGACGTTGGCTTTGCTGGCGTGGTCGTCGATGAGCTCATCGAGTACGCGATCCACCTCGGCGGAGTCGACCACGTGGTCATAGCGGCGATGCAGGTCATCGCGCAGGGCTTTGAACTTCACTTCATTGGATTCCGGGACGGTCATGAGTTATACCCCCTGATCGATTCCATGTGTGACCCCCATCATAGCCACAATCAGCGATGGCGCCGCCCGGTTCCGCGGGGTCTACGCACAAAGGCTTCAAGGGCCTGTTCTATGAGGGTTGATTTCGACCAGCGCTAGCACGGTATACGGGATCGGTGTGCGGCACGTCAGGCACTGACAGTCAGTCGCACCACCAGTCACACCTTCCCCAACAGTCCCGTATGGAGCCCATCACATCCGCTTCAAGCGCCCGCGCGCTCGCCTGGTCGAAAGCAGCCTCCCCTAAAGGAGTGCTGATCTCGACCTCGCGAGAGCCCTTTCTATGAGGGTGATTTCGACCAGCGCTAGCACGGCATGCGGATGCCGGGACTCAACCCCGGTCGCGGTCGGTTCCGCGGCGCGAACACGCAAACCCTTGAAGGACGCTCCCCTCAAGCATCTTCGTTCAAGGGTTTGTGCAGCAGCAAACTCAAAACGCACCGAAAAGCAAGCTACTAAGAGCGAAAAACCCTAGTGCCCGCGCGACTGGCTCAGCGGCGTGCCGTCGTTGAAGAACGGGGCGAGGTGGTTGTCGAACATCATGAGTGCGCTGGCTATCGCCATGTGCATGTCCAGGTACTGATAGGTGCCCAGGCGCCCGCCGAAGAGGACACGGTGGTTTTCGGATTCGGCGGCGGCGAGGCGTCGATAAGCTTCGAGCATCTCGCGGTCTTCCGGGGTGTTGATCGGGTAATAGGGCTCGTCGCCTTCCTTTTCCGCGAAGCGCGAGTACTCCTTCATGATGACCGTCTTGTCCTTGGGGTAGCGGTCGGCCCGCTCGGGGTGGAAGTGGCGGAACTCGTGGATGCGGGTGTAGTCGACGTCGGCGTCGTTGTAGTTCATCACCGGGGTGCCCTGGAAGTCTCCGGTGTCTAAGACCTCGAGCTCGAAGTCCAGGGTGCGCCAGCCGAGGGTGCCTTCGGAGTAGTCGAAGTAGCGATCGAGCGGGCCCGTGTAGACAACCGGGGCCTCGGGGCTGGCAGCACGCAGCTCTTCGCGGACGTCGAACCAGTCGGTATCGAGGCGGACCTCGATGTTCTCGTGGTCGGCCATGTTGTTGAGCCAGGCGGCGTAGCCGTCGACGGGCAGGCCTTCGAAGGTGTCGTTGAAGTAGCGGTTGTTGAAGGTGTAGCGCACGGGCAGGCGGGTGATGTTGCCGGCGGGCAGATTCTTCGGGTCGGTCTGCCACTGCTTGGCGGTGTAGTCGCGGATGAACGCCTCGTAGAGCGGGCGGCCGATCAGGGAGATGGCCTTCTCCTCGAGGTTGTCGGCGTCCTTCGGGTCGAGGCCGTCGGTCTGCTGCTGGATCAGCGCGCGGGCCTCATCCGGGGAGTAGTAGCGCCCGAAGAACTGGTTGATCAGGCCGAGTCCCATCGGGAACTGGTAGGCGGTGCCGTCGTGCATGGCGAACACGCGGTGCTGATAGTCGGTGAAGTCGGTGA
Encoded proteins:
- a CDS encoding three-helix bundle dimerization domain-containing protein, with translation MTVPESNEVKFKALRDDLHRRYDHVVDSAEVDRVLDELIDDHASKANVQTFVPIIVERDAAEALEDRGCAMRSGATAVARSSSSASTTPVVRRSPR
- the glf gene encoding UDP-galactopyranose mutase, which codes for MTYDLFVVGSGLFGLTVAERAATQLDKKVLIIERREHLGGNAYSEAEPETGIEIHKYGAHLFHTSNERVWKYVNQFTDFTDYQHRVFAMHDGTAYQFPMGLGLINQFFGRYYSPDEARALIQQQTDGLDPKDADNLEEKAISLIGRPLYEAFIRDYTAKQWQTDPKNLPAGNITRLPVRYTFNNRYFNDTFEGLPVDGYAAWLNNMADHENIEVRLDTDWFDVREELRAASPEAPVVYTGPLDRYFDYSEGTLGWRTLDFELEVLDTGDFQGTPVMNYNDADVDYTRIHEFRHFHPERADRYPKDKTVIMKEYSRFAEKEGDEPYYPINTPEDREMLEAYRRLAAAESENHRVLFGGRLGTYQYLDMHMAIASALMMFDNHLAPFFNDGTPLSQSRGH
- a CDS encoding three-helix bundle dimerization domain-containing protein gives rise to the protein MSTMDTDQVLATIRNDLHRHYSHDLDNAEIDRIFDEIVSEHEARATQTRFLPVLVERDAVEKIENIVFTEPLRTAQSRRDVLFVNRDNGTMAEVAAALLEVRVGDRLRAAAAGTHPENSSDEKLLAEARKRELDKNRKRRPTSHRVLDTPEMTIYLNSDETRDMGGRRHLVWDLPSTDGMNEAQIAELVDELDKRINGLIELLDVAPAEPALAS